From one Mycolicibacterium sp. HK-90 genomic stretch:
- a CDS encoding LLM class flavin-dependent oxidoreductase — protein MRFTYAEAMTDPTYYIPLAQAAEAAGYHAMTIADSVAYPFESDSKYPYTPDGNREFLDGKPFVEAFVLASALCAATTTLKYNFFVLKLPIRPPALVAKQVGSLNALFDNRLGLGVGTSPWPEDYELMGVPFARRGKRMDECIDIIRGLTSGDYFEYHGEFYDIPKTKMTPAPSKPVSILVGGHAEAALRRAARNDGWMHGGGTDDLDVLLNRLDEIRAEEGRTGPFEVHVISADAYTPDGIKRLEDKGVTDVIVGFRLPYIMGDDPEPLDRKIRHLEKFAENVIAKV, from the coding sequence ATGCGGTTCACCTACGCCGAAGCCATGACCGATCCCACCTACTACATCCCGTTGGCCCAGGCGGCCGAGGCGGCCGGCTATCACGCCATGACGATCGCCGACAGCGTCGCCTACCCGTTCGAATCCGATTCGAAGTACCCGTACACGCCCGACGGCAACCGGGAGTTCCTCGACGGCAAACCGTTCGTCGAGGCCTTCGTGCTGGCGTCGGCCCTGTGCGCCGCCACCACGACGCTCAAGTACAACTTCTTCGTGCTCAAGCTGCCGATCCGCCCGCCGGCCCTGGTGGCCAAGCAGGTCGGCTCACTTAACGCACTGTTCGACAACCGGCTGGGGCTCGGGGTCGGCACCAGCCCGTGGCCCGAGGACTACGAGTTGATGGGTGTGCCGTTCGCGCGGCGGGGCAAGCGGATGGACGAGTGCATCGACATCATCCGCGGGCTGACCAGCGGCGACTACTTCGAGTACCACGGCGAGTTCTACGACATCCCCAAGACCAAGATGACCCCGGCTCCGTCGAAGCCCGTGTCGATCCTGGTCGGTGGGCATGCCGAGGCCGCCCTGCGCCGTGCGGCCCGCAACGACGGGTGGATGCACGGCGGTGGAACCGACGATCTCGACGTCCTGCTCAACCGACTCGACGAGATTCGAGCGGAGGAAGGCCGGACCGGACCGTTTGAGGTCCACGTCATCTCCGCCGACGCGTATACGCCCGACGGCATCAAACGGCTTGAGGACAAGGGCGTCACCGACGTGATCGTCGGCTTCCGCCTGCCGTACATCATGGGCGACGACCCCGAGCCGTTGGACCGCAAGATCCGGCACCTGGAGAAGTTCGCGGAGAACGTCATCGCCAAGGTCTAG
- a CDS encoding MFS transporter — MPDWLTRNVRVLSAVSFLQDAASELLYPLLPIYLTTVLGAPPAVVGAVEGAAEGAAAMTKLAAGPLGDRFAKRPLIATGYGMAALGKVMVAAAGAWSGVLAGRVVDRLGKGIRGAPRDALLVAGIDDAARGRVFGFHRAMDTFGAVLGPLLGLAGYELLDHQIAPLLWVAVVPAVLSVLLVFLVAEKRRTQPVRERQPIFARVRDLPGRYWRVTAVLVAFGLVNFPDALLLLRLNEIGFSVVEVILAYVTYNAVYAISSFPAGLLADRIGRLPVFGIGLVFFAIGYTGLGLTTDPLVAWLLIGSYGLFTGCTDGVSKAWVSALVGSDLQGSAQGVFQGLSGFAVLGAGIWAGLLWTAVPGQPGQLPLLISGICGAVFAAGLLGRSVLIRRP, encoded by the coding sequence GTGCCCGACTGGCTGACCCGCAACGTACGGGTGCTGTCGGCGGTGTCCTTCCTGCAGGACGCTGCGAGTGAACTGCTCTACCCATTGCTGCCGATCTATCTGACGACCGTGCTCGGCGCGCCGCCCGCGGTGGTAGGCGCGGTGGAGGGGGCGGCCGAAGGGGCGGCCGCGATGACCAAGCTGGCTGCGGGCCCGCTCGGGGATCGCTTCGCCAAGCGTCCGCTGATCGCCACCGGCTACGGGATGGCGGCGTTGGGCAAGGTGATGGTCGCGGCCGCCGGTGCGTGGTCCGGCGTGCTCGCGGGCCGGGTGGTCGACCGGTTGGGCAAGGGCATCCGCGGCGCCCCCCGCGATGCGCTGTTGGTGGCCGGGATCGACGACGCCGCCCGCGGCCGGGTGTTCGGATTCCACCGCGCGATGGACACCTTCGGGGCGGTGCTCGGGCCGCTGCTGGGCCTGGCCGGCTACGAACTGCTCGACCACCAGATCGCACCCCTGTTGTGGGTGGCGGTGGTGCCCGCGGTCCTCAGCGTCCTTCTGGTGTTCCTGGTGGCCGAAAAACGGCGCACCCAGCCGGTCAGAGAGCGCCAGCCGATCTTCGCCCGGGTGCGTGATCTGCCGGGGAGGTACTGGCGGGTGACGGCCGTGCTGGTGGCGTTCGGCCTGGTGAATTTCCCCGACGCGCTGCTCTTGTTGCGGCTCAACGAGATCGGCTTCTCGGTGGTCGAGGTGATCCTGGCCTACGTCACCTACAACGCGGTGTACGCCATCTCCAGCTTTCCCGCGGGGCTGCTGGCCGACCGGATCGGGCGGTTACCGGTGTTCGGTATCGGCCTGGTGTTCTTCGCGATCGGTTACACCGGGCTGGGGCTGACCACCGACCCGCTGGTGGCCTGGCTGCTGATCGGGTCCTACGGCCTGTTCACCGGCTGCACCGACGGCGTCAGCAAGGCCTGGGTGTCGGCGCTGGTCGGGTCTGACCTGCAGGGCAGTGCCCAAGGAGTGTTCCAGGGCCTGAGCGGATTCGCCGTGTTGGGCGCGGGGATATGGGCCGGACTGCTCTGGACTGCGGTTCCAGGTCAGCCCGGCCAGCTGCCACTGCTGATCTCCGGGATCTGCGGTGCGGTGTTCGCGGCCGGGTTGCTCGGCCGCTCCGTGCTCATCCGGCGACCGTGA